A single region of the Gephyromycinifex aptenodytis genome encodes:
- a CDS encoding 2-oxoacid:acceptor oxidoreductase subunit alpha, which yields MSALKTGSTGTHDKQVERLSKVVIRFAGDSGDGMQLTGDRFTSETATLGNDLSTLPNFPAEIRAPQGTLPGVSSFQLHFADHDVLTPGDAPDVLVAMNPAALKANLRDLPRGGTIIVNTDEFTKRNLAKVGYTQSPVDDDSLESWHVHPVALTSMTVDSLADYDLTRKDKERAKNMFALGLLSWLYTRPLEGTKAYLKVKFANRSEVLGANLTALNAGYNYGETTEDFAHRYEVAPAKMTPGLYRNITGNIATAYGLVAAAYRSQLPLVLGSYPITPASDILHTLSGLKRYGVTTIQAEDEIAGVGIALGASFGGALGVTTTSGPGLALKAETIGLAVSTELPLVIVDVQRGGPSTGLPTKTEQADLLQAMFGRNGESPVVVLAPQSPSDCFDAAVDAVRIATAYRTPVILLSDGYLANGSEPWRLPAIDDLPDLRVEFATEPNATDAKGNPTFHPFQRDEETLARPWAIPGTAGLEHRVGGIEKADGTGNISYDPDNHDRMTRLRAAKIAGIATTIDDLEVDDPGQDADVLVLGWGSTYGPITAAVRTLRESGLSIAQTHLRHLNPMPRNTGDVLRSYRHVVIPEMNLGQLALLLRAEYLVDIQSHTAVRGLPFTSTELVDVLAAAIAQVEASKGAGDLNSAAADATAAQPSPETSTGDQP from the coding sequence ATGAGCGCCCTGAAGACCGGTAGTACCGGCACTCACGACAAGCAGGTGGAACGGCTCTCTAAAGTCGTCATCCGCTTTGCCGGTGACTCCGGCGACGGCATGCAACTCACCGGTGACCGATTCACCAGCGAGACCGCCACCCTTGGCAACGACCTGTCGACACTGCCGAACTTCCCGGCCGAGATTCGGGCTCCCCAGGGGACCCTGCCCGGAGTCAGCAGTTTCCAGCTCCATTTCGCCGACCACGACGTTCTCACTCCGGGTGACGCCCCCGACGTACTGGTGGCGATGAACCCCGCGGCGTTGAAGGCGAACCTGCGTGACCTGCCGCGCGGCGGGACGATCATCGTCAACACCGACGAGTTCACCAAGCGCAACCTGGCCAAGGTCGGCTACACCCAGAGCCCCGTCGATGACGACTCGCTGGAGTCCTGGCATGTGCACCCGGTGGCGCTCACCTCGATGACGGTGGATTCGCTGGCCGACTACGACCTGACCCGCAAGGACAAGGAACGAGCGAAGAACATGTTTGCTCTGGGTCTGTTGTCCTGGCTGTACACACGGCCCCTGGAAGGAACCAAGGCCTACCTGAAGGTCAAGTTCGCCAACCGCTCCGAGGTGCTGGGCGCGAACCTGACCGCGCTGAACGCTGGGTACAACTACGGCGAGACCACCGAGGACTTCGCGCACCGCTACGAGGTCGCGCCAGCCAAGATGACGCCGGGTCTCTACCGCAACATCACCGGCAACATCGCCACCGCGTACGGGCTGGTCGCCGCCGCCTACCGCAGCCAGCTGCCACTAGTGCTCGGTTCCTACCCGATCACCCCGGCCTCCGACATCCTGCACACCCTGTCTGGGCTGAAGCGTTACGGCGTCACGACCATCCAGGCCGAGGACGAGATCGCCGGGGTCGGTATCGCCCTGGGCGCTTCCTTCGGCGGCGCCCTCGGGGTCACCACGACCTCGGGGCCAGGGCTGGCCCTGAAGGCAGAGACCATCGGCCTGGCAGTCTCGACCGAGTTGCCGCTGGTGATCGTGGATGTGCAGCGCGGCGGCCCCTCCACCGGACTACCCACCAAGACCGAACAGGCAGACCTGCTGCAGGCGATGTTCGGTCGTAACGGCGAATCGCCGGTCGTCGTACTGGCGCCCCAGTCCCCATCGGACTGCTTCGATGCCGCTGTCGATGCGGTTCGTATCGCCACCGCCTACCGCACGCCGGTGATCCTGCTCTCAGACGGTTACCTCGCCAACGGTTCAGAGCCCTGGCGGCTCCCGGCTATTGATGACCTGCCCGATCTGCGCGTCGAGTTCGCGACCGAACCCAATGCCACGGACGCCAAGGGGAACCCGACCTTCCACCCCTTCCAGCGCGATGAGGAGACCCTGGCCCGCCCCTGGGCCATCCCTGGCACTGCAGGCCTGGAGCACCGCGTCGGCGGCATCGAGAAGGCCGACGGCACCGGCAACATCAGCTACGACCCCGACAACCACGACCGGATGACCCGGCTGCGGGCCGCCAAGATCGCAGGGATCGCCACCACGATCGACGACCTGGAAGTCGACGACCCGGGGCAGGACGCCGACGTGCTCGTGCTGGGATGGGGATCGACCTACGGGCCGATCACGGCCGCGGTACGCACGCTGCGCGAATCGGGACTGTCGATCGCCCAGACCCACCTTCGCCATCTCAACCCGATGCCGCGCAACACCGGTGATGTGCTGCGTTCCTACCGGCACGTGGTCATCCCCGAGATGAACCTCGGCCAACTCGCGCTACTGCTGCGCGCCGAATACCTGGTGGACATCCAATCCCACACCGCGGTGCGCGGTCTGCCGTTCACCTCCACCGAGCTCGTCGATGTCCTGGCGGCGGCAATCGCGCAGGTCGAAGCGTCCAAGGGCGCCGGCGATCTGAACAGCGCGGCAGCCGACGCCACCGCGGCGCAGCCTTCGCCCGAGACCTCAACGGGAGACCAACCATGA
- a CDS encoding aminotransferase class V-fold PLP-dependent enzyme gives MNLPRPEIDPDGLLEYSVVFTDRALNHMSRRFISVMQEIDESLKSTYNAHTVALVPGGGTYAMEAVARQLATKRRCLVIRNGFFSYRWSQIFETGGITDSVTVCQARPLAQGPTAPWAPAPIDEVVATIARDKPELVFAAHVETAAGMLLPPDYLRAVATATHEAGGMFVLDCIASGAIWVDMQEAGVDILISAPQKGWSGTPCAGFVMLNESARAAVLESDSTSFAIDLKKWLSITEGYAQGKAAYHATMPTDALAGVAQAMRETRERGLEQTRNAQLELGQKTRALLAEHGYPCVAADSFAAPSVVVAYTDNAEVRSGAAFAAQGMQIAAGVPLMCGEPEGFSTFRLGLFGLDKLADPEATLDRLASALDRIAEQ, from the coding sequence ATGAACCTCCCGCGTCCCGAGATCGACCCGGACGGCCTGCTCGAGTACTCCGTCGTCTTCACTGACCGCGCCCTGAACCACATGTCGCGTCGGTTCATCAGTGTGATGCAGGAGATCGACGAGTCACTGAAGTCGACCTACAACGCACATACCGTCGCGCTGGTCCCCGGCGGCGGCACCTATGCGATGGAAGCAGTTGCTCGCCAGCTCGCGACTAAACGCCGCTGTCTGGTTATTCGCAACGGCTTTTTCTCCTACCGGTGGTCGCAGATTTTCGAAACCGGTGGCATCACCGACTCAGTCACGGTCTGCCAGGCCCGCCCGCTCGCTCAGGGCCCCACTGCACCGTGGGCGCCCGCGCCCATCGACGAGGTCGTGGCCACCATCGCGCGGGACAAACCCGAGCTCGTGTTCGCTGCCCACGTCGAGACGGCTGCCGGCATGCTGCTGCCGCCGGACTACCTGCGCGCGGTTGCCACCGCTACCCATGAAGCTGGGGGCATGTTCGTCCTGGACTGCATCGCCTCCGGCGCGATATGGGTGGACATGCAGGAGGCCGGGGTCGACATCCTCATCAGCGCCCCGCAGAAAGGGTGGAGCGGAACACCCTGTGCCGGGTTCGTGATGCTGAATGAATCAGCGCGCGCTGCGGTCCTCGAGTCGGATTCGACAAGCTTCGCCATCGATCTGAAGAAGTGGCTTTCCATCACCGAGGGTTACGCCCAGGGCAAGGCCGCCTACCACGCGACCATGCCGACCGACGCCCTGGCCGGCGTGGCGCAGGCGATGCGCGAGACCCGCGAACGCGGCCTTGAACAGACCCGCAACGCGCAGCTCGAACTCGGCCAGAAGACGCGCGCGCTGTTGGCCGAGCACGGCTATCCCTGCGTTGCCGCCGACAGCTTCGCCGCGCCTTCGGTGGTCGTGGCCTACACCGACAACGCCGAGGTTCGCAGCGGGGCCGCCTTCGCCGCCCAGGGCATGCAAATCGCTGCCGGGGTGCCCTTGATGTGCGGCGAGCCAGAGGGCTTCTCTACCTTCCGCCTCGGCCTGTTCGGCCTGGACAAGCTGGCCGACCCGGAAGCGACCCTGGATCGACTCGCGAGCGCTCTGGACCGTATCGCTGAGCAGTAG
- a CDS encoding MFS transporter codes for MGSPRAWIVLFSGVVVYASAVLQRTSFGVAGVQAVDRFGASAGLIGLFVVLQLVVYAGLQVPVGVLLDRFGTRTLVSVGAATMFMGQILMASADSIPEGLIARVLVGAGDAMTFGSVIRLVPAWFPAKRVPLLTQLTGLLGQSGQIASAVPFAYVLEAYGWRTAFLGAAAVAATALVLALGVVRNAPPGAAPIDAGTDPDRIVDLVVATWRTPGTRLGLWTHFSTSFSPMVFAMMWGFPYLISGEGREPAQASALFTLYVLASLPCGPLLGSLTQRYPYRRSNLVFAIVAANILPWILVLAWPGPAPTWLLVVLALGLATGGPGSAIGFDFARTSNPAHRLGTATGIVIMGGFGAALVSILIIGVVIDVLTGFGASPLAAHRWAMATQFPLFAIGLLGIVSTRRKTRALMAGDGARLDPLHAALRRKYRARRRPRDPRR; via the coding sequence GTGGGTAGCCCTCGCGCGTGGATCGTGCTCTTCTCCGGTGTCGTCGTTTACGCCTCAGCCGTACTGCAGCGCACCAGCTTCGGGGTGGCTGGGGTGCAGGCTGTGGACCGGTTCGGAGCCTCTGCCGGACTGATCGGGCTGTTCGTCGTGCTGCAACTCGTGGTCTACGCGGGTTTGCAGGTGCCGGTCGGGGTGCTCCTGGACCGGTTCGGTACTCGAACCCTGGTCAGTGTGGGCGCGGCGACGATGTTCATGGGGCAGATCCTGATGGCCTCGGCCGATTCGATCCCCGAGGGGTTGATAGCTCGGGTGCTTGTCGGCGCAGGTGACGCGATGACCTTCGGCAGTGTCATCCGGTTGGTCCCGGCGTGGTTCCCCGCCAAACGGGTTCCGTTGTTGACGCAGCTGACCGGGTTGCTCGGGCAGAGCGGTCAGATCGCCTCGGCCGTTCCGTTCGCCTATGTCCTGGAGGCGTACGGGTGGCGCACCGCTTTCCTGGGGGCGGCGGCGGTGGCGGCGACCGCGTTGGTACTGGCGTTGGGGGTGGTCCGCAACGCCCCGCCGGGAGCTGCGCCCATCGATGCCGGCACCGACCCGGATCGGATCGTCGACCTCGTGGTGGCCACCTGGCGCACTCCCGGCACCCGCCTGGGTCTTTGGACGCACTTCTCGACGAGCTTCTCCCCCATGGTGTTCGCGATGATGTGGGGCTTCCCGTATCTCATCAGCGGCGAAGGGCGCGAACCCGCCCAGGCCAGCGCGCTGTTCACGCTCTACGTGCTTGCCTCACTGCCCTGTGGTCCGCTGCTGGGCAGCCTCACCCAGCGATACCCCTACCGGCGCAGCAACCTCGTGTTCGCCATCGTCGCCGCCAACATCCTGCCGTGGATACTGGTGCTGGCCTGGCCCGGACCGGCGCCCACCTGGCTGCTTGTGGTTCTCGCGCTCGGCCTGGCCACCGGTGGTCCGGGTTCGGCGATCGGATTCGACTTCGCCCGCACCTCCAACCCCGCCCATCGCCTCGGTACCGCCACCGGCATCGTCATCATGGGCGGTTTCGGCGCTGCGCTGGTCTCCATCCTCATCATCGGGGTCGTCATCGACGTCCTCACCGGGTTCGGCGCCTCGCCGTTGGCGGCGCACCGCTGGGCGATGGCCACCCAGTTCCCGCTTTTCGCGATCGGCCTGCTCGGCATCGTCTCCACCCGACGCAAGACCCGTGCTCTGATGGCCGGCGACGGTGCCCGACTCGACCCGTTGCACGCTGCGCTGCGACGCAAGTACCGCGCCCGGCGCCGCCCCCGTGATCCGAGGCGATAG
- a CDS encoding AEC family transporter: MLIALMDVLLPVLIVALVGVVLARRFTIDVDTLGKISLHGLTPALAFRSTMTSQISPDVGLRLVGGYLLVTAVGAALSWLVTRGWSVPTRRSVTACTVIGNNGNFGLPIALLALGTEGLDAAVVIFVTSLVVMFTIGPMLLGSSGGIRGGLLVVARLPVTWALVVAGMLRVAGVEVAGGLMSGIDLLADAAIPLVLLQLGVQIGGSGRIHRTGPVLATVALRAVLIPALGCLAGVLVGLDGLGLASLLLACVMPVAVNTFMLAREYGADSDTVASAVVLSTFCSIPILLVLIPWLPRIVG, from the coding sequence GTGCTCATTGCGCTCATGGATGTTCTGCTGCCGGTGCTGATCGTCGCCCTGGTCGGCGTGGTACTGGCCCGCCGATTCACGATCGACGTCGACACCTTGGGCAAGATCAGCCTGCACGGGCTCACTCCCGCACTGGCCTTCCGCAGCACCATGACCAGCCAGATCAGCCCCGATGTCGGGCTACGCCTGGTCGGGGGCTACCTGCTCGTGACGGCGGTGGGGGCGGCGCTGTCCTGGTTGGTGACCAGAGGCTGGTCGGTGCCGACCCGACGCTCGGTGACGGCCTGCACGGTCATCGGCAACAACGGCAACTTCGGGCTGCCCATCGCTTTGCTGGCCCTCGGGACCGAGGGCCTGGACGCCGCCGTCGTCATCTTCGTCACTTCGCTGGTCGTCATGTTCACCATCGGTCCGATGCTGCTGGGCTCCAGCGGTGGCATCCGCGGCGGGTTGCTCGTCGTGGCGCGGCTTCCGGTCACCTGGGCGTTGGTGGTTGCGGGCATGTTGCGGGTGGCCGGGGTCGAGGTCGCCGGGGGGCTGATGAGCGGCATCGACCTGCTGGCCGACGCCGCGATCCCGTTGGTGCTGCTGCAGCTCGGGGTCCAGATCGGGGGCAGCGGGCGGATTCACCGAACCGGCCCGGTGCTAGCCACCGTGGCGCTGCGGGCCGTGCTCATCCCCGCTCTGGGCTGCCTGGCGGGGGTACTGGTGGGCTTGGACGGGTTGGGCCTTGCCAGTCTGCTGCTCGCGTGCGTGATGCCGGTGGCCGTCAACACCTTCATGCTGGCGCGCGAATACGGTGCCGACAGCGACACGGTGGCCAGCGCGGTGGTGCTCAGCACCTTCTGTTCGATCCCCATCCTGCTCGTGCTCATCCCCTGGCTGCCCCGCATCGTGGGGTGA
- a CDS encoding MOSC domain-containing protein translates to MAQVDVELQAVLTGRAAALPGGRARSAIIKQARAEPVVVGTDGALGDEQADLVHHGGPEKALHHYPRDHYPRWAAWMPQEAASSAAFAAPGAFGENLSTTGLTESDVCLGDTFELGSTTIQVSQARQPCWKLDLRHGRRGVARRMQELRCTGWYYRVLTPGQISTGDRLVLVERPEPQWPLARLLTALFDRSAGPREWEAAAGLSTLSPGWRATFAERVAKRRVEDWTSRLNP, encoded by the coding sequence ATGGCACAGGTCGACGTGGAGCTTCAGGCTGTGCTGACCGGCCGTGCTGCTGCACTACCCGGGGGACGCGCTCGAAGCGCAATCATCAAACAGGCCCGAGCCGAACCTGTAGTGGTCGGCACCGACGGCGCACTCGGGGACGAACAGGCCGATCTCGTGCATCACGGCGGCCCGGAGAAGGCTCTGCATCACTACCCGCGTGATCACTACCCGAGGTGGGCGGCGTGGATGCCCCAGGAGGCGGCATCCAGTGCAGCCTTCGCGGCTCCCGGCGCGTTCGGGGAGAACCTGTCCACCACCGGGCTGACCGAGAGCGACGTCTGCCTCGGAGACACCTTCGAGCTGGGTTCCACCACCATCCAGGTGTCTCAGGCCCGCCAGCCGTGCTGGAAACTGGATCTGCGCCACGGCCGTCGAGGGGTAGCCCGGCGCATGCAGGAGTTGCGCTGCACCGGCTGGTACTACCGCGTCTTGACCCCCGGTCAGATCAGCACGGGCGATCGCCTCGTCCTGGTTGAGCGCCCCGAGCCGCAGTGGCCGCTCGCGCGGTTGCTGACCGCCTTGTTCGACCGTTCCGCCGGTCCGCGCGAATGGGAGGCAGCCGCGGGCCTGAGCACCCTGTCGCCGGGCTGGCGCGCCACCTTTGCCGAACGCGTCGCCAAGCGGCGGGTGGAGGACTGGACCTCGCGGCTGAACCCGTGA
- a CDS encoding asparaginase — protein MPTSSPPQSRPGVVILGTGGTIAGSTAAALGHHYTAGVLSIEELLASAPGLADIAQLRCQQLFSLDSVELDLPRQLQLARRVAQIAADPDVDGVVITHGTDTMEESAYLLHLLVGTDKPVVLTGAMRPADAPGADGPANILDAVTVAASPAAHGLGTLVVFGGAVHSGREVSKRISSRLDAFDSFHGPLGDVSEQGLLLYGRPARRFGADSAFELASLPESLPSVELLLSHPDMPASICRAILDSGAAGIVHAGPGGGNVATPVARMLDEARERGVVVVRSSRVGAGVVARNGAVSDTEHGWVAAGDLNPFKARVLLALALTQTSDVATIQRLFDTH, from the coding sequence ATGCCCACCAGCAGTCCCCCGCAGTCCCGTCCCGGTGTCGTCATCCTTGGTACCGGTGGCACCATCGCCGGTTCGACAGCAGCCGCGCTCGGGCATCACTACACCGCCGGCGTCCTATCGATCGAAGAATTGTTGGCCTCGGCGCCCGGCCTGGCAGACATCGCTCAGTTGCGTTGCCAGCAATTGTTCAGCCTCGACTCGGTGGAGTTGGACCTGCCCCGTCAGCTCCAGCTGGCGCGTCGGGTTGCACAGATCGCTGCGGACCCGGACGTGGACGGGGTCGTCATCACACACGGCACCGACACCATGGAAGAAAGCGCCTACCTGCTGCACCTGCTGGTAGGCACCGACAAACCCGTCGTCCTCACCGGTGCGATGCGCCCGGCCGATGCCCCGGGGGCGGACGGGCCCGCCAACATCCTTGACGCGGTCACCGTCGCGGCCAGCCCGGCGGCCCACGGCCTGGGCACCCTGGTCGTCTTCGGGGGGGCCGTGCACAGCGGACGCGAGGTGAGCAAGCGGATCTCCAGCCGTCTGGACGCCTTCGACTCTTTCCACGGCCCCCTGGGCGATGTCTCGGAACAAGGCCTACTGCTCTACGGCCGCCCCGCTCGCCGGTTCGGCGCCGACAGCGCGTTCGAGCTCGCTAGCCTGCCCGAGAGCCTGCCTAGCGTCGAACTGCTGCTGAGCCACCCCGACATGCCAGCCTCCATCTGTCGGGCCATCCTCGATTCCGGTGCCGCCGGGATCGTGCACGCAGGCCCCGGCGGCGGCAACGTCGCGACGCCGGTCGCGCGGATGCTTGACGAGGCGCGTGAGCGTGGGGTGGTCGTCGTGCGTTCCTCACGGGTGGGCGCGGGCGTCGTCGCCCGCAACGGCGCGGTCTCCGACACCGAACACGGCTGGGTTGCCGCCGGCGACCTCAACCCGTTCAAAGCCCGGGTGCTCCTGGCCTTGGCGTTGACCCAAACCAGCGATGTCGCCACGATCCAGCGCCTGTTCGATACCCACTGA
- a CDS encoding YajQ family cyclic di-GMP-binding protein gives MADSSFDIVSKVDHQEVANAVNQAAKEISQRYDFKGVEASVELAGESVTIKANSEERCLAVLDVLQTKLIKRGVSLKSLDTGDGTPKLSGKIYRLDGALKDGITQENAKKISKLIRDEFGKTVKPTIQGDELRVSSKNKDDLQAVQQMLKGADLDVALQYTNYR, from the coding sequence ATGGCCGACAGCTCGTTCGACATCGTCAGCAAGGTCGACCACCAGGAAGTGGCCAACGCCGTCAACCAGGCCGCCAAGGAGATCTCGCAGCGCTACGACTTCAAGGGCGTGGAAGCGAGCGTGGAACTGGCTGGGGAGTCGGTGACCATCAAGGCCAACAGCGAGGAGCGCTGCCTAGCGGTGCTGGATGTGCTGCAGACCAAACTCATCAAGCGTGGCGTGTCGTTGAAGTCGCTGGACACCGGGGACGGTACTCCCAAGCTGTCGGGAAAGATCTACCGCCTGGACGGTGCCCTCAAAGACGGCATCACCCAGGAGAACGCGAAGAAGATCAGCAAACTGATCCGGGACGAGTTCGGCAAGACCGTCAAGCCCACCATCCAGGGCGATGAACTGCGCGTCAGCAGCAAGAACAAGGACGACCTGCAGGCTGTGCAGCAGATGCTCAAGGGCGCGGACCTCGACGTGGCCCTGCAGTACACGAACTACCGCTGA
- the htpX gene encoding zinc metalloprotease HtpX: MHRHFNGLKTALLFGAIFAVLLGMGSVIGGGRYLWLFALFGLVSTFYGYWNSDKLAIRAMRARPVSEAEAPGMYAIVRELSMRAGQPMPRLFVSPTQAPNAFATGRNPNHAAVCCTEGILRLLDERELRGVLGHELMHVYNRDILTSSVAAGLAGVITSVAQMLMFANIFSGSDEDRPNPIAMIAMSLLAPLAAGLIQMAISRTREYDADEDGAALTGDPLALASALRKLERGTASAPLAPEPQVVNAAHMMIANPFRAGDVSRLFSTHPPMADRIARLEGMAGRHLMG, translated from the coding sequence ATGCATCGGCATTTCAACGGGCTGAAGACAGCCCTGCTGTTCGGGGCGATCTTCGCCGTTTTGCTCGGCATGGGCTCGGTTATCGGCGGCGGTCGCTACCTGTGGCTGTTTGCTCTGTTCGGCCTGGTCAGCACTTTTTACGGGTATTGGAACAGCGACAAGCTGGCCATCCGGGCGATGCGGGCCCGCCCGGTCTCCGAGGCCGAAGCGCCGGGCATGTACGCCATCGTGCGTGAGCTCTCGATGCGGGCCGGCCAGCCGATGCCGCGCCTGTTCGTCTCACCGACGCAGGCCCCCAACGCCTTCGCCACGGGCCGTAACCCCAACCATGCGGCGGTCTGCTGCACCGAGGGAATCTTGCGGTTGCTAGACGAGCGGGAGCTCCGCGGAGTGCTGGGGCACGAGCTCATGCACGTCTATAACCGCGACATCCTCACCAGTTCGGTGGCGGCGGGTCTGGCCGGGGTCATCACCAGCGTGGCGCAGATGCTCATGTTCGCCAACATCTTCTCCGGCAGCGACGAGGACCGTCCCAACCCGATCGCGATGATCGCGATGTCGTTGCTGGCCCCCCTTGCTGCCGGGCTCATCCAAATGGCCATCAGCCGCACCCGGGAATACGACGCCGATGAGGACGGCGCCGCCCTGACCGGCGACCCGCTGGCGTTGGCTTCGGCGTTGAGGAAACTGGAACGCGGAACCGCGAGCGCGCCGTTGGCTCCCGAGCCGCAGGTGGTCAACGCGGCGCACATGATGATCGCCAACCCGTTCCGCGCCGGTGACGTCTCAAGGCTGTTCTCCACTCACCCGCCGATGGCAGATCGCATCGCTCGACTGGAGGGCATGGCCGGGCGACACCTGATGGGGTGA
- a CDS encoding IclR family transcriptional regulator gives MTTQVSGGVQSVGRALDVLEVLAEAGGEMAISDIATSTGLPLPTIHRLLRTLVARGYAHQTPRRRYALGARLIPLGQLAGGAVGESAAPILGELVAQAEESAGVAMRDLSRAVYVAHVSSKRSMRMTTEVGRRVQMHSTAVGKALLAQGSDEETRSLAERVGLAECTTHTITSLDSLLEELARIREQGYAVDAEEQELGVTCIAVPVPSPVRLAMAISGPTSRMTPQRLDELRPLLLAAAARLAEQTSDTHAVRAT, from the coding sequence GTGACGACGCAGGTCTCAGGTGGAGTTCAGTCGGTGGGCCGGGCTCTGGATGTCTTAGAGGTTCTTGCAGAGGCTGGCGGAGAGATGGCGATCAGCGACATCGCCACATCGACCGGTCTCCCACTGCCCACGATTCATCGTCTTTTGCGAACGCTGGTTGCTCGGGGCTACGCGCATCAAACCCCCCGGCGGCGATATGCGCTGGGTGCTCGGTTGATCCCGCTGGGGCAGCTTGCCGGTGGCGCCGTGGGGGAGAGCGCAGCGCCGATTCTCGGCGAACTGGTCGCCCAGGCGGAGGAGTCGGCGGGTGTCGCGATGCGGGATCTCAGTCGTGCGGTGTACGTCGCCCACGTCTCCTCGAAGCGTTCCATGCGGATGACCACCGAGGTGGGACGCCGCGTCCAGATGCACTCCACGGCCGTGGGTAAGGCGCTGCTTGCGCAGGGAAGCGACGAGGAGACGCGTAGCCTTGCCGAGCGCGTAGGACTGGCGGAATGCACTACGCACACCATCACCTCGCTCGACTCCCTGTTGGAGGAGCTCGCGCGGATCCGAGAGCAGGGGTACGCGGTGGACGCCGAAGAGCAGGAGCTCGGTGTCACCTGTATTGCGGTGCCGGTCCCCAGCCCGGTCCGGTTGGCGATGGCCATCTCGGGGCCGACCTCCCGAATGACACCGCAGCGGCTCGATGAGTTGCGTCCGTTATTGCTCGCTGCTGCTGCTCGCCTGGCGGAGCAGACCAGCGACACCCATGCGGTCCGGGCCACCTGA
- a CDS encoding glycerate kinase has protein sequence MTHPGHVLIACDKFKGSLSAHQVIEHLQAGLQEGAPGVDVRSVIIADGGDGTLDAAEVAGFEPVPLTCAGPTGEPVHTRYVRRGHEAVVEMADACGLMRLPAGERRALEASSAGLGEVIKAALDADVQEIVIGIGGSASTDGGVGMLTALGARFLDEHGQELPPGGGALTTLERVDLSGLHPRLSEVAITVACDVDNPLLGERGAAAIFGPQKGASPQDVKHLDTGLARLAQLVAQATGRDVADQPGAGAAGGVGWAALAVLGARMRPGIEIVLDLNNFGELLNGARLVVTGEGSLDLQTLLGKAPAGVAAAARAAGVPIVAVCGRALLSEQEAAEVGFERLYRLTDIEPDEATCMEQAGPLLRTLAARLAVAELSD, from the coding sequence ATGACACACCCCGGGCACGTCCTGATCGCATGCGACAAGTTCAAGGGCTCGCTGAGCGCTCACCAAGTCATCGAACATCTCCAGGCAGGGTTGCAAGAGGGAGCCCCCGGGGTAGACGTGCGCTCGGTCATCATCGCCGACGGCGGCGACGGCACCCTGGACGCAGCCGAGGTCGCCGGGTTCGAACCGGTACCGCTCACCTGCGCCGGCCCCACCGGTGAACCGGTGCACACCCGCTATGTGCGCCGCGGCCACGAGGCAGTGGTGGAGATGGCCGACGCCTGCGGCCTGATGCGCCTGCCCGCGGGAGAGCGTCGCGCGCTCGAAGCCTCCAGCGCCGGCCTCGGCGAGGTCATCAAAGCAGCTTTGGATGCCGACGTGCAGGAGATCGTCATCGGTATCGGTGGCAGCGCCAGCACCGACGGCGGCGTCGGGATGCTCACCGCGCTGGGGGCACGCTTCCTGGACGAGCACGGGCAGGAACTGCCGCCCGGCGGGGGCGCCCTGACCACCTTGGAGCGCGTCGACCTCAGCGGCCTACACCCGCGTCTTAGCGAGGTCGCGATCACGGTGGCCTGCGACGTTGATAACCCCCTGCTCGGTGAGCGCGGCGCAGCCGCCATCTTCGGCCCGCAGAAGGGCGCCAGCCCGCAGGACGTGAAGCACCTGGACACGGGGCTGGCCCGGCTTGCCCAACTCGTCGCGCAGGCAACCGGGCGTGACGTGGCGGACCAGCCGGGCGCAGGCGCCGCCGGTGGGGTCGGCTGGGCTGCGCTGGCGGTGCTCGGAGCGCGGATGCGACCCGGTATCGAGATCGTGCTCGACCTCAATAACTTCGGGGAACTCCTCAACGGCGCACGGCTGGTCGTCACAGGTGAAGGGTCACTGGACCTGCAGACCCTGCTCGGCAAGGCTCCGGCGGGAGTGGCTGCCGCAGCCCGCGCGGCAGGAGTGCCGATCGTGGCCGTGTGCGGGCGCGCGCTGCTCAGCGAGCAGGAGGCGGCCGAGGTCGGCTTCGAGCGTCTCTACCGACTCACCGACATCGAGCCGGACGAGGCCACGTGCATGGAACAAGCCGGGCCGCTGCTGCGCACACTGGCCGCTCGCCTCGCCGTCGCAGAACTGAGCGACTGA